One part of the bacterium BMS3Abin08 genome encodes these proteins:
- the cheA_2 gene encoding chemotaxis protein CheA, whose protein sequence is MTMKGLIDFFLVEAEEHISSLEKGFLTLEKHPSDDELLQELFRSAHTLKGSAALVKLTVISEISHAMEDVLEEIRDGKRSVSKDVIDWLLHTVDDIKHLISEVVAGREEKRTILHEIVETLEVISDQEGLKKEVEEIPSLDKEVDAVVEKRRLGRRKEDLETISSYVRVHMDNIEKMMSSIGELTILKNYLTSETDEVFNLRDEIEYAGRRLLREIDEFGDRYSYSIPEKVTYVDSLLEEFRELEFDRYDELNLFARKLQEITSDITEALKGITGLFDKFTGHIYKLGRLSTDLRDLVSAARMVETGRLFQRFTRVVRDLSEQNGKKVRYIVSGVDTRIDRILYERLFEPLLHIMRNCISHGIELPEERLEAGKPEEGRVALSARREGNTVVIDVKDDGRGVNLKSVYLEALKRGAIGKDEKVTRARLLSVLFTSGFSTYGETDLVSGRGVGLDVVRQAIAEMNGTIDVATVEGKGTIFRIRLPLSLIIVNIIRFRAGNLQFSVPSTLVQELVEVNQDHLRDEGGYITIRDREYEVKDLAGIFELRPDRSTGTVPAIVFSVLPGKEVVLLVDEIVGQEDTVIKPLGRFLEGLKCYAGVSISADGRLTPVLNPTGLFDEKFEVQRGLPEDVSGRAFKNILVVDDSLSVRKFVSILLEQNGYRALTASNGLEALHIIDEEPVDLIITDLEMPVMHGYELLGELKRRGMINSVPTIVLTSRSSEKHREKASLLGAKDFIIKPFEEPQLLRVIRNNISSLHLT, encoded by the coding sequence ATGACTATGAAGGGATTGATAGATTTTTTCCTGGTCGAGGCCGAGGAGCACATAAGCAGCCTTGAGAAGGGCTTCCTCACCCTTGAGAAGCATCCCTCTGACGATGAGCTTCTACAGGAACTCTTCAGGTCTGCCCATACTTTAAAGGGCTCTGCGGCTCTCGTGAAGTTGACCGTGATCAGTGAGATCTCCCATGCGATGGAGGACGTGCTTGAGGAGATCAGGGATGGAAAGAGGTCTGTTTCAAAGGATGTGATCGACTGGTTGTTACACACGGTTGACGATATAAAGCACCTGATCTCCGAGGTGGTGGCAGGGAGGGAGGAAAAGAGGACGATACTGCATGAAATAGTGGAAACCCTGGAGGTTATATCCGATCAGGAAGGCCTCAAAAAAGAGGTTGAAGAGATCCCCTCTCTCGATAAAGAGGTTGATGCTGTTGTTGAGAAGAGACGGCTTGGAAGGAGGAAGGAGGATTTAGAGACAATTTCAAGCTATGTCAGGGTCCATATGGACAATATAGAGAAGATGATGAGTAGTATTGGTGAGTTGACGATCCTGAAGAACTATCTTACGTCGGAAACAGATGAGGTCTTTAATTTAAGGGATGAGATTGAGTATGCCGGGCGGAGGCTTTTAAGGGAAATAGACGAGTTCGGTGACAGATATTCCTATTCAATTCCCGAGAAGGTGACTTATGTGGATTCACTCCTTGAGGAGTTTCGTGAGCTTGAGTTTGACCGTTATGATGAACTGAACCTCTTTGCACGGAAACTTCAGGAGATAACAAGCGATATAACAGAGGCCCTTAAGGGTATTACCGGATTATTCGATAAGTTTACAGGTCATATTTACAAGCTCGGAAGGTTAAGCACAGATCTAAGGGATCTCGTTTCAGCCGCAAGGATGGTGGAGACGGGCAGGCTCTTTCAGCGGTTTACAAGGGTTGTCCGTGATCTATCTGAACAGAACGGGAAAAAGGTCCGCTATATTGTCAGCGGTGTAGATACAAGGATTGACAGAATTCTTTACGAACGGCTTTTTGAACCTCTGTTGCATATAATGAGAAATTGCATTTCCCATGGTATTGAATTGCCTGAAGAGAGACTCGAGGCCGGAAAACCTGAGGAGGGCAGGGTGGCGCTCTCTGCCAGGAGGGAAGGAAACACGGTTGTTATAGACGTCAAGGATGATGGTAGGGGTGTTAACCTGAAAAGTGTCTACCTGGAGGCACTGAAGAGGGGGGCTATTGGGAAGGATGAAAAAGTGACAAGGGCAAGACTGCTGAGTGTCCTCTTTACGTCAGGTTTTTCAACATACGGTGAAACTGATCTGGTCTCCGGCAGGGGAGTAGGGCTTGATGTTGTCAGGCAGGCTATAGCCGAGATGAACGGTACAATCGACGTTGCGACTGTGGAAGGAAAGGGAACCATTTTCAGGATAAGACTTCCGCTTTCACTGATAATTGTCAATATAATCCGCTTCAGGGCGGGAAACCTCCAGTTTTCCGTACCGTCGACCCTTGTACAGGAACTCGTAGAGGTGAATCAGGACCACCTTCGGGACGAAGGGGGCTATATTACGATTCGTGACCGCGAATATGAGGTTAAAGATCTTGCCGGTATATTTGAATTAAGACCTGATAGGTCAACAGGCACCGTTCCCGCTATTGTCTTCAGCGTTTTACCGGGTAAGGAGGTCGTCCTCCTGGTGGATGAGATTGTAGGCCAGGAGGATACCGTCATAAAACCTCTTGGAAGATTCCTTGAGGGGCTCAAGTGCTATGCCGGGGTAAGCATTTCAGCAGATGGAAGGCTCACACCTGTATTAAACCCTACCGGTCTCTTTGATGAGAAATTTGAGGTTCAAAGGGGACTCCCCGAAGATGTTTCCGGCCGTGCCTTCAAAAACATCCTCGTTGTAGATGACTCACTCAGCGTCCGTAAATTTGTGAGTATACTCCTTGAGCAGAATGGCTACAGGGCGCTGACGGCGTCAAACGGGCTGGAGGCCCTTCATATTATAGATGAAGAACCTGTGGATCTCATAATTACAGACCTTGAGATGCCGGTAATGCACGGTTATGAACTCCTTGGAGAATTAAAAAGGAGGGGGATGATCAATTCAGTTCCTACTATAGTATTAACATCGAGAAGCAGCGAAAAGCATAGGGAGAAGGCATCTCTTCTTGGGGCCAAGGACTTTATAATAAAGCCCTTTGAGGAGCCCCAGTTGTTACGGGTGATCAGAAATAATATCAGCAGTCTGCATCTTACCTGA
- the gcvH gene encoding glycine cleavage system H protein, translating to MTFPEELRYHKEHTWVKVSGAKATIGITDYAQDSLGDIVYVDLPEVDAEIEKDAEFSEIESTKATSSVIAPVSGTIIEINEELDESPEVINEDPYGKGWIAIVEMSNPSEVDDLLDASDYERYVEEETK from the coding sequence ATGACTTTCCCTGAAGAACTCAGATACCATAAGGAGCATACCTGGGTTAAGGTGTCGGGAGCAAAAGCGACCATAGGAATTACCGACTATGCACAGGACTCACTTGGAGACATTGTGTATGTTGATCTTCCCGAGGTTGACGCCGAGATTGAGAAGGATGCTGAATTTTCAGAGATTGAATCCACGAAGGCAACTTCGTCGGTTATTGCACCGGTTTCCGGAACAATCATCGAGATTAACGAGGAACTTGACGAGTCACCAGAGGTGATAAATGAGGACCCCTACGGTAAGGGATGGATTGCAATCGTTGAGATGTCCAATCCGTCCGAGGTAGACGACCTTCTTGATGCTTCCGACTATGAAAGGTATGTTGAAGAGGAGACCAAATGA
- a CDS encoding cell division protein FtsB codes for MYPYNRLRRQVYNEKRKRLLVFYTVALVVISYLLWTLVFDDSGYLRYRSLNEKRQEVLTEIVKLQKDNSGLKGEIRLLAKDPFYVEKQAREELNLSRPDEYVFVFQD; via the coding sequence ATGTATCCCTATAACCGTTTAAGAAGACAGGTATATAATGAGAAAAGAAAAAGGCTCCTTGTTTTTTATACCGTTGCCCTGGTTGTTATTTCGTATCTTCTCTGGACCCTTGTATTTGATGACAGCGGATACCTCAGATACAGAAGTCTGAATGAAAAACGCCAGGAGGTCCTGACGGAGATTGTTAAACTTCAGAAGGACAACTCCGGTCTTAAAGGGGAAATACGCCTGCTTGCCAAGGATCCTTTTTATGTAGAAAAACAGGCCAGGGAGGAACTCAATCTCTCAAGGCCGGATGAGTATGTATTTGTTTTTCAGGATTAA
- the phoP_4 gene encoding alkaline phosphatase synthesis transcriptional regulatory protein PhoP, giving the protein MARILVAEDSITDIQYIKNVLKDTGHEISAAMDGEEAERKARSEKFDLIILDVVMPKKNGFQVCRDLKKDENLKDMPVIMITSKSQESDKFWGMKQGANEYIKKPYEPAELLSAIKKYLG; this is encoded by the coding sequence ATGGCAAGGATCCTTGTTGCTGAAGACAGCATCACAGATATTCAGTACATAAAAAATGTGCTGAAGGATACAGGGCATGAGATATCTGCTGCAATGGATGGTGAGGAGGCTGAACGGAAGGCGAGATCGGAAAAATTTGATCTCATAATTCTTGATGTGGTAATGCCGAAAAAGAACGGGTTTCAGGTATGTCGTGACCTGAAAAAGGATGAGAACCTCAAGGATATGCCTGTAATAATGATTACATCCAAATCACAGGAGAGTGATAAGTTCTGGGGAATGAAGCAGGGGGCAAATGAATATATTAAAAAACCCTATGAACCGGCTGAACTGCTTTCTGCAATAAAGAAATACCTGGGCTGA
- the cheW_5 gene encoding chemotaxis protein CheW: MAEHKEDNIGEEQRVSPEIKACVFSVGERVFSLPIENLLEIAELEEVAPLPLSPDYIDGIAHHRGEAIPVLNLETVFGIEEKASLHRWLLIVRIGGELVGLSLNNMPDLSYDFSGEVIDPYRFFESYRIR; this comes from the coding sequence ATGGCTGAACATAAAGAAGACAATATCGGAGAAGAACAGAGGGTATCACCGGAGATAAAGGCATGCGTTTTTTCCGTGGGTGAGAGGGTTTTCAGTCTTCCCATTGAGAACCTGTTGGAGATTGCCGAGCTGGAAGAGGTCGCTCCGCTTCCCCTGTCTCCTGATTATATCGACGGTATTGCCCACCACAGGGGAGAGGCCATTCCTGTTCTGAACCTTGAAACTGTCTTTGGCATTGAGGAGAAGGCATCTCTGCACAGGTGGTTGCTTATTGTACGGATAGGAGGAGAACTTGTTGGCCTCTCTCTGAATAACATGCCCGACCTGAGTTATGACTTCAGTGGTGAAGTGATAGATCCGTACAGGTTTTTTGAGAGCTACAGAATACGTTAA
- the pctA gene encoding methyl-accepting chemotaxis protein PctA, with translation MPTDIKGMGIKAKLTITTLLSITIIVSAIVGYYAYSMGKRLTVLQNQRNRFYTVSVASKALDAMLTDDIKILNTITREVKASSKDIKYSFFRFEDGKIIADTFSGKIPSQLKGVGMKLKEITRDVKFPGKVVRNFSYPVATYGTINIGFKKLNLFDAIREDIWKILVIYLLAISFGLLLSLFMSNRIVRPLSALMKGIRAISEGNVNLSVDVKSTDEIGQIATVLNETLARLRGYIQTDEERKKTQENVIQFLDVVSTASEGDFTRRAPVTADVFGSIADAFNLMMDELSSLINEVRNTARGVGEDSFNLLDMLKKMSEGAEDQMVQLKDATGTIDETAGATLEISEKTDDATRISALATEAASKGGKLVNQSIEGVQLIRLTVQTINKKMKMLSERIMDIGTISGLIAEISSRTNLLAMNASIEAARAGDTGRGFVVIAEEIRGLADRSAEATKEITHIIRAIQTEAGEITASLEEETQIVERQTALASETGTSFSEIERAIDKTKGIVSEIYNLSQSQKGTTDRVVLSMESVNRISLELLNLVQDSESISERLSVSSKELLSSVEKFLLQGRDEDLIGQA, from the coding sequence ATGCCTACAGACATAAAAGGGATGGGGATAAAAGCCAAGTTGACTATTACCACGCTGCTGTCTATAACTATAATTGTTTCTGCAATTGTTGGCTACTATGCTTATTCAATGGGCAAGAGATTAACTGTTCTTCAAAACCAGAGGAATAGATTTTATACCGTTTCAGTGGCATCAAAGGCCCTGGATGCAATGTTAACGGATGATATCAAGATCCTTAACACGATTACCCGGGAAGTAAAAGCCTCTTCCAAGGATATAAAATACAGTTTCTTCAGATTCGAAGATGGAAAAATAATCGCTGATACCTTCAGTGGCAAAATCCCCTCCCAGCTAAAAGGGGTGGGTATGAAGCTGAAGGAGATAACAAGGGATGTGAAGTTTCCCGGAAAGGTAGTTAGAAATTTCTCCTATCCCGTGGCAACCTATGGAACGATTAATATCGGTTTCAAAAAGCTGAACCTCTTTGATGCTATCCGGGAAGATATATGGAAGATACTGGTAATCTATCTGCTCGCTATCTCTTTTGGCCTGTTGCTCTCCCTGTTTATGTCCAACAGGATCGTCAGGCCGTTAAGTGCGTTGATGAAAGGGATACGTGCAATAAGCGAGGGTAACGTGAATCTCTCGGTTGATGTAAAATCAACTGATGAAATAGGTCAGATAGCAACGGTCCTGAATGAGACACTCGCAAGGCTGCGTGGCTATATCCAGACCGATGAAGAGAGAAAAAAGACACAGGAAAATGTTATTCAGTTCCTCGATGTGGTTAGTACCGCATCCGAAGGTGATTTCACCAGGAGGGCACCGGTTACCGCCGATGTATTCGGTTCCATAGCCGATGCGTTCAATCTTATGATGGACGAGCTTTCATCTCTTATTAATGAAGTCAGGAATACCGCCAGGGGAGTGGGTGAAGACAGCTTCAACCTGCTTGACATGCTCAAGAAGATGTCTGAAGGTGCGGAAGACCAGATGGTTCAGCTAAAGGATGCAACAGGGACAATCGATGAAACCGCCGGCGCCACACTGGAGATCTCTGAAAAAACCGATGACGCAACAAGAATCTCAGCCCTTGCTACAGAGGCCGCTTCAAAAGGTGGAAAGCTGGTTAACCAGAGCATTGAAGGTGTGCAGCTTATAAGGTTAACCGTGCAGACCATCAACAAGAAGATGAAGATGCTCTCTGAGAGGATTATGGATATCGGAACCATTTCCGGTCTGATAGCGGAGATATCGTCAAGGACAAACCTCCTCGCCATGAATGCCTCCATTGAGGCGGCACGTGCGGGTGATACCGGGAGGGGCTTTGTCGTTATTGCCGAAGAGATCAGGGGACTTGCAGACCGTTCTGCTGAGGCCACAAAAGAGATCACCCACATCATCCGGGCCATCCAGACAGAGGCAGGCGAAATCACGGCATCCCTTGAAGAGGAGACGCAAATTGTTGAGAGACAAACCGCCCTTGCTTCAGAAACAGGCACATCTTTTTCAGAAATCGAGCGCGCCATTGATAAAACAAAGGGCATAGTTTCGGAAATTTACAACCTCTCACAATCCCAGAAAGGTACCACGGACAGGGTTGTCCTCTCGATGGAATCAGTCAACAGGATTTCCCTTGAGCTTCTAAATCTTGTTCAGGACTCTGAAAGCATATCCGAGAGACTCTCGGTATCTTCGAAGGAACTGCTATCATCCGTCGAGAAGTTCTTGCTCCAGGGAAGAGATGAAGACCTGATCGGACAGGCCTGA
- the phoP_3 gene encoding alkaline phosphatase synthesis transcriptional regulatory protein PhoP, translated as MEAKKKVLVIDDSPTVRRLAELVLTQSGYEVFTAPDGDEGLELAKKIKPSIILVDFIMPRMNGYKLCKIIRSDPSLKDIPLMLITAKGEEVGQTFEEKFGVIHYFQKPFEPDDLVNKINEVLGMETREELTRPQPESPEMLVENIDRLFKYYFEQELKVLLKTIMTEVLKETEVVRCNGLIISGELNHLSVADVLQFIGMIGLSGKLTVVSRNVNSEVYLEKGQIVFAAISKTGYRRFLTDMLIEDGRIKKDQLNAVVFEAKKRRLPVGRILIQEGFITEDELMVYLKTRIEEAIFHTLSVGSGNFYLEEEPLPLSLSDIKFRIPVSSIILDSLRKLDESRVAAEIFHSNDLVPVRLITNVEVLEDVSLDEKEFKLFSLIDGKSRLSDIIIKSNLDELEVKRIFYSLQKIGLLKI; from the coding sequence ATGGAAGCTAAGAAAAAGGTGCTTGTGATAGATGATTCACCCACTGTTAGGAGGCTTGCCGAGCTTGTTCTTACTCAGTCGGGCTACGAGGTATTCACTGCACCCGATGGGGACGAGGGGCTTGAACTTGCAAAAAAGATAAAACCCTCCATAATACTGGTAGATTTCATAATGCCCAGGATGAACGGTTACAAGCTCTGCAAAATTATCCGTTCCGATCCGTCCCTGAAGGACATTCCACTGATGCTTATTACAGCAAAAGGTGAGGAGGTAGGACAGACCTTCGAGGAGAAGTTTGGAGTCATTCATTATTTCCAGAAGCCCTTTGAGCCGGATGACCTCGTCAATAAGATCAATGAAGTGCTTGGAATGGAGACAAGGGAGGAACTGACCCGCCCCCAACCTGAATCACCGGAAATGCTCGTTGAGAACATCGATCGTCTCTTCAAGTATTATTTTGAGCAGGAACTTAAAGTTCTTCTCAAGACTATCATGACCGAGGTACTCAAGGAGACCGAGGTTGTCCGTTGCAACGGATTGATAATTTCCGGGGAGTTAAATCACTTATCAGTGGCGGATGTGCTCCAGTTTATCGGCATGATCGGTCTTTCAGGGAAACTGACTGTTGTTTCCCGTAATGTTAACTCAGAGGTTTATCTTGAGAAGGGACAGATTGTTTTCGCTGCGATAAGCAAGACGGGATACCGCCGATTTCTTACGGACATGCTCATAGAGGACGGTAGGATAAAGAAGGATCAACTCAATGCAGTGGTTTTTGAAGCCAAGAAGAGAAGACTCCCTGTCGGCAGGATTCTGATCCAGGAGGGTTTTATTACGGAAGATGAGTTGATGGTGTATCTCAAAACCCGGATAGAGGAGGCAATCTTTCACACACTCTCTGTAGGTTCCGGCAACTTCTATCTCGAAGAAGAGCCTCTTCCGCTCAGTCTGAGCGACATAAAGTTCAGGATACCCGTAAGCTCGATCATCCTTGACAGCTTAAGAAAACTTGATGAAAGCAGGGTTGCTGCGGAGATTTTTCACAGTAATGACCTTGTCCCCGTCAGATTGATAACCAACGTTGAGGTTCTTGAAGACGTATCCCTTGATGAAAAGGAGTTCAAGCTGTTTTCATTGATAGACGGAAAAAGCAGATTAAGTGATATTATAATAAAAAGCAATCTCGATGAACTGGAAGTAAAGAGGATATTTTATTCACTTCAGAAGATAGGTCTGCTTAAGATCTAA
- the pstS1_2 gene encoding phosphate-binding protein PstS 1 precursor — protein sequence MVANKKIFLILLFFLLAIVFSPSAGYSKNLIWGGCGITKKAFMAELSKAYEKKTGIKIHLKGGGATYGIRAVGIGRIDIGGSCRHKIKGDILERNTRLIPVAWDALVVIVNKKNRLTNITTKQLKDILLGKITNWKQIGGRDRPIKLVIRKSKISGVSYMLREMVFGDADKDFRPDAIIKKSSGPVEKYVEKDLDAIAVSGISSARKRKGLKFLKLNGLAPTKKNIGTGKYPLVRPLYLTVALRPSKMVRDFIKFALSDEGQAIISKQGTVNLKEKNGTH from the coding sequence ATGGTTGCTAATAAAAAAATCTTCCTCATCTTGCTGTTTTTCCTGTTAGCCATTGTCTTTTCGCCCTCTGCCGGATATTCCAAGAATCTGATATGGGGAGGCTGCGGAATTACCAAGAAGGCTTTTATGGCTGAGCTTTCCAAGGCCTACGAAAAAAAGACGGGCATAAAGATCCACCTCAAAGGCGGCGGAGCGACTTACGGGATCAGGGCTGTCGGGATCGGCAGGATAGACATAGGGGGCTCGTGCAGGCATAAAATCAAGGGGGATATACTTGAGAGGAACACAAGGCTTATTCCCGTCGCCTGGGATGCCCTTGTTGTCATCGTAAACAAAAAGAACAGGCTAACCAATATAACGACAAAGCAGTTAAAGGATATCCTTCTCGGTAAGATAACCAACTGGAAACAGATCGGCGGACGGGACAGACCGATAAAGCTGGTTATCAGAAAAAGCAAAATAAGTGGTGTATCCTATATGTTAAGAGAGATGGTGTTCGGGGATGCCGATAAAGACTTCAGGCCTGATGCCATCATTAAAAAGAGTTCCGGCCCCGTTGAAAAATATGTAGAGAAGGACCTGGATGCCATAGCAGTTTCGGGCATATCGAGCGCCCGTAAGAGAAAGGGGTTGAAGTTTCTTAAATTAAACGGGTTGGCTCCTACTAAGAAGAATATCGGCACGGGGAAGTATCCGCTTGTAAGACCACTGTACCTCACTGTCGCGCTAAGGCCGTCAAAAATGGTGAGAGACTTTATAAAGTTTGCACTGAGTGATGAGGGACAGGCAATCATATCGAAACAGGGTACGGTAAACCTTAAGGAAAAGAACGGGACACATTAG
- the eno gene encoding enolase — MGEIIDVHAREILDSRGNPTVEVEVVLSSGAFGTAAVPSGASTGEREALELRDGDEARFHGKGVTRAVSNVVEEIAPRIIGLESEDQVYIDRLLIELDGTENKSRLGANAILGVSLAVCKATADELGISLYRYIGGCNAKQLPVPFMNIMNGGIHASNNLDIQEFMIVPAGVESFGAALRAGSEIFQTLKKILQSCGLSTAVGDEGGFAPDLKSNEEAIRLIIEAIEKSGYKPGGEVYLALDTAASELYENGLYSFEGRKIEAPDFVDYYEGLIDRYPVLSIEDGLGENDWDGWRLMTSRLGGRIQLVGDDIFVTDPEIISRGIREGVANSVLIKLNQIGTLTETLDATLLANRAGYTAVISHRSGETEDTIIADLAVGCNAGFIKTGSLARGERVAKYNRLLRIEEELEESALYMGINGFFNLV; from the coding sequence ATGGGAGAGATTATTGATGTTCATGCAAGGGAGATTCTTGATTCAAGGGGGAACCCGACGGTCGAGGTGGAGGTTGTTCTGTCCTCCGGGGCGTTTGGTACAGCGGCGGTTCCATCGGGAGCATCCACAGGGGAGCGGGAGGCCCTTGAATTAAGGGATGGAGATGAAGCACGCTTCCATGGCAAAGGCGTGACAAGGGCTGTGAGCAATGTGGTAGAGGAGATAGCGCCGAGGATTATCGGCCTTGAATCGGAAGACCAGGTATATATCGACAGGCTGCTCATTGAACTCGATGGGACGGAGAACAAGAGCCGGCTTGGCGCCAATGCCATTCTTGGTGTTTCCCTCGCTGTCTGCAAGGCCACCGCTGATGAACTCGGGATCTCCCTCTATCGGTACATAGGAGGCTGTAATGCGAAACAACTGCCTGTACCGTTTATGAATATAATGAACGGGGGCATACATGCAAGCAATAACCTCGATATCCAGGAATTCATGATTGTCCCTGCCGGTGTCGAGAGCTTCGGTGCTGCCCTAAGGGCTGGTTCCGAGATCTTTCAGACACTGAAGAAGATCCTGCAATCCTGCGGTCTCAGTACCGCCGTGGGAGATGAGGGTGGTTTTGCACCTGACCTGAAAAGCAATGAGGAAGCCATCAGGCTGATTATAGAGGCGATTGAGAAATCAGGGTACAAACCGGGAGGTGAGGTGTATCTCGCCCTTGATACCGCTGCCTCCGAGCTTTATGAGAATGGTCTGTACAGTTTTGAGGGGAGAAAGATCGAGGCCCCTGACTTTGTTGATTACTATGAGGGCCTGATAGATAGGTACCCCGTTCTCTCAATAGAAGACGGCCTGGGTGAGAACGACTGGGACGGATGGAGGTTGATGACTTCACGTCTCGGCGGCAGGATTCAACTCGTGGGAGATGATATCTTTGTTACAGATCCCGAGATAATATCGAGGGGAATCAGGGAGGGTGTAGCCAACTCGGTTCTTATCAAACTAAACCAGATCGGCACACTTACAGAGACACTTGACGCAACCCTGCTGGCAAACAGGGCCGGCTATACAGCGGTTATATCACACAGATCAGGCGAAACCGAGGATACGATAATCGCCGATCTCGCCGTGGGGTGTAATGCTGGATTTATTAAGACTGGTTCACTTGCAAGGGGTGAGAGGGTCGCCAAGTACAACAGGCTTCTGAGGATTGAGGAGGAACTTGAAGAGTCCGCTCTGTATATGGGGATTAACGGGTTCTTTAACCTTGTTTAG
- the lpd gene encoding dihydrolipoyl dehydrogenase — protein sequence MKIAVLGAGPGGYVAALKAAQMGAEVTVIENEEVGGTCLNKGCIPTKTMLASSELYSKVKELSSFGFDLNGEVVPNMEKIIERKRKVVDVQVKGIKGLFRSWGVELKNGRGELVSDREIRISKAEGGETVTADRIIVATGSRPAEIPTFPYDGKNIISSTEALELDSIPKSLLIVGAGVIGCEFACIFRELGTEVTIVELLPRAVATEDEEISRLLERELKKKKIKLFTGVKAENVEVKEDGVHTVLSNGREIISGKVLVSIGRAFNSDGIGLEAVGVEKGPRGDVRVNNRMETSLSGIYAIGDVTGGVLLAHVASKEGLVAVGNIMGTESVIDYSVVPAAIFTSPEIASVGLREHQASERGIEYLTGHFQFRALGKAHAMGEISGMIKVIAEKDTDRLLGVHIIGPHASDLIHEAAVALKAGLKVKDIADTIHAHPTLSEGLMEAAEDVHGEAVHVPRK from the coding sequence ATGAAGATTGCTGTTTTGGGTGCAGGACCCGGAGGGTATGTTGCAGCTCTTAAGGCTGCCCAGATGGGTGCCGAGGTAACCGTTATCGAGAATGAGGAGGTAGGAGGGACCTGTCTTAACAAGGGATGTATCCCGACAAAGACAATGCTGGCATCTTCCGAACTCTATTCAAAGGTTAAAGAGCTTTCATCCTTTGGGTTCGACCTCAATGGTGAAGTGGTCCCGAATATGGAGAAGATCATCGAGCGGAAGCGCAAGGTTGTTGATGTTCAGGTAAAGGGTATAAAGGGTCTGTTCAGGAGTTGGGGTGTTGAACTCAAGAACGGCAGGGGAGAACTTGTCTCGGATCGGGAGATCAGGATATCAAAAGCGGAAGGCGGCGAGACGGTTACTGCCGACAGGATTATCGTAGCCACCGGTTCAAGACCTGCAGAGATTCCAACATTTCCCTATGACGGAAAGAATATCATATCTTCCACAGAGGCCCTGGAGCTTGATTCGATTCCCAAGAGCCTCCTGATTGTCGGTGCCGGTGTAATAGGATGCGAGTTTGCCTGCATCTTCAGGGAGCTTGGTACGGAGGTTACCATAGTGGAGTTGCTTCCAAGGGCTGTCGCCACCGAGGATGAGGAGATATCCAGACTGCTCGAAAGGGAGTTGAAGAAGAAGAAGATAAAGCTCTTTACCGGGGTCAAGGCTGAGAATGTTGAGGTAAAGGAGGACGGCGTTCATACGGTGCTCTCCAACGGCAGGGAGATTATTTCCGGTAAGGTGCTTGTCTCTATAGGGAGGGCATTTAACAGTGACGGCATTGGTCTTGAAGCTGTCGGTGTCGAGAAGGGGCCCAGAGGCGACGTCCGGGTGAACAACCGGATGGAGACAAGCCTGTCCGGCATTTATGCAATAGGGGATGTAACCGGTGGGGTTTTACTTGCCCATGTGGCTTCCAAAGAGGGACTTGTTGCCGTTGGCAACATAATGGGCACGGAGTCCGTGATTGACTACTCCGTTGTCCCTGCCGCTATCTTTACATCTCCGGAGATCGCTTCCGTCGGTCTGAGGGAACATCAGGCATCTGAGAGGGGCATCGAGTATCTTACCGGGCATTTCCAGTTCAGGGCACTTGGAAAGGCGCATGCCATGGGTGAGATTTCCGGTATGATAAAGGTGATTGCAGAGAAGGATACGGACAGACTCCTTGGTGTCCATATAATAGGACCACATGCTTCCGACCTCATTCATGAGGCTGCTGTTGCACTCAAGGCGGGTCTCAAGGTCAAGGATATTGCCGATACCATCCACGCCCATCCCACCCTTTCAGAAGGACTCATGGAGGCCGCAGAGGATGTCCATGGTGAAGCAGTCCACGTCCCGAGGAAATAA